One Mercenaria mercenaria strain notata chromosome 12, MADL_Memer_1, whole genome shotgun sequence DNA segment encodes these proteins:
- the LOC123533348 gene encoding pre-rRNA-processing protein TSR1 homolog: MQIHRSGPLKQQNKSHKHGKHKSKGQREEGGRVNAKVLSKKALTVKRKNDRKHQAVQLRKRKREEAVAKKRSVGVSGTPPHCVLVVPLHGEVSASSVVEKISSCDDTLTATKTESGITHVSVPRFKQRVEFVTVKHGDLYSTLDGAKGADSVMFVMSSEAGLDSYGESCLSCLMGQGMPSVTLIIQGLKDLPLKRQKEVRKFLQKTVEKWFPNDKLHTVDTEQDCLLVLRHVTSQKLRDIHYRENRPHLLAEDVHFELSNDSETHGTLKLTGYIRSQAMSVNRLVHISGLGDFQLAQIDVLNDPHPLQPRSDRHKQKTDTAQDSEMKEDPMNVEAVSVLRPDSSKQESLDSEVVPDPMEGEQTWPTEEELAEAEGNHQKVTRRVPKGTSDYQAFWILDDEEDNDEKLDEEDDNDDDFEDDTEMAAMDDQDDDDNDEDVDSVELSESEEEYEDLTVEEDKDVKYDQQMDMAEEQSVFAKLKQERQHVMFPDEIDTPQDLPARTRFQKYRGLKSFRTSPWDAKENLPFDYAKIFQFNNFKRMTRKILYNAVDEEELDSSVLAWTYVRLHIANVPKFFIDSHQTDTPVVVFGLLPHEQKMSVINIVLHKSHDVGRPIKSKDKLIFHIGCRRFTANPIFSQHTNGNKHKCERFLPQDSAAVATIFAPISFPPAPVLVFEDRPFGEIELVAKGSLLSVDPDRIIVKRAVLSGHPLKIHKKSCVVRYMFFNREDINWFKPVELRTKWGRRGHIKEPLGTHGHMKCVFDGQLKSQDTILMNLYKRVFPKWTYNPTVSRPTSIARSTNFVSMETIEEEDEEKEGAAFAMFD, from the exons GTAGAGTGAATGCAAAAGTTTTGTCCAAGAAAGCATTGACAGTGAAGAGgaaaaatgacagaaaacatcaG GCTGTGCAGCTGAGAAAGAGGAAGAGAGAAGAGGCAGTTGCCAAGAAACGTAGTGTCGGTGTCTCGGGAACTCCACCACATTGTGTT TTGGTTGTTCCTCTTCATGGAGAAGTGTCAGCATCTTCTGTTGTGGAGAAAATTTCATCTTGTGATGATACACTTACTGCAACCAAAACAGAGTCTGGAATTACACATGTCAG TGTACCGAGGTTCAAGCAGCGTGTGGAGTTCGTAACAGTGAAACATGGAGATTTATACAGTACTCTTGATGGGGCAAAGGGAGCTGACTCTGTCATGTTTGTGATGTCATCAGAGGCAGGTCTGGACAGTTACGGAGAGAGTTGTCTTTCCTGCCTGATGGGACAGGGTATGCCGAGTGTTACACTCATCATACAG GGTCTGAAAGATTTACCACTGAAGAGGCAGAAGGAAGTCAGAAAGTTCTTGCAAAAAACTGTAGAAAAATG gTTTCCCAATGATAAGTTACACACGGTAGACACAGAGCAAGACTGTTTATTGGTGTTACGTCACGTTACATCTCAGAAGTTAAGAGACATTCATTACAGAGAGAACAGACCTCATTTGTTAGCAGAAGATGTTCACTTTGAATTGAGTAATGACTCA GAAACACATGGCACTCTAAAGTTGACTGGTTATATACGAAGTCAGGCAATGTCTGTTAACAGACTGGTTCACATCAGTGGACTGGGAGATTTCCAGTTAGCACAGATAGATGTGCTAAATGATCCACACCCACTGCAGCCTAGATCAGACAGACATAAACAGAAAACTGATACCGCgcag GATAGTGAGATGAAAGAAGACCCAATGAATGTGGAGGCTGTGTCAGTACTGCGTCCAGATAGCAGTAAACAAGAGAGCCTCGATAGTGAGGTAGTACCGGACCCGATGGAAGGAGAACAAACATGGCCGACAGAGGAGGAACTTGCAGAAGCAGAAG GGAACCATCAGAAAGTGACACGCCGGGTACCAAAAGGAACATCAGATTACCAAGCATTCTGGATTTTAGATGATGAAGAAGACAATGATGAG AAGCTTGATGAGgaagatgataatgatgatgattttgaAGATGATACTGAGATGGCAGCCATGGATgaccaagatgatgatgataatgatgaagaTGTTGACAGTGTGGAGTTGTCAGAAAGTGAGGAAGAATATGAAGAT TTGACAGTAGAAGAAGATAAAGATGTGAAGTATGATCAACAGATGGACATGGCTGAGGAACAGTCTGT TTTCGCCAAACTGAAACAAGAGAGACAACATGTTATGTTTCCGGATGAAATAGACACGCCACAAGATCTTCCAGCTCGCACAAGATTTCAGAA atatCGTGGTTTGAAAAGCTTCCGTACATCACCCTGGGATGCCAAAGAGAACCTTCCATTTGACTATGCAAAAATTTTCCAGTTTAATAACTTCAAAAGAATGACAAGGAAAATCTTGTACAATGCTGTAGATGAAGAGGAGTTAGATAGCAGTGTTCTG GCATGGACATATGTGAGACTGCACATTGCAAATGTTCCAAAATTTTTTATAG ACAGCCACCAGACAGATACCCCAGTTGTTGTTTTTGGTTTGCTGCCACATGAACAGAAGATGTCTGTGATAAATATAGTCCTCCACAAGTCACATGACGTAGGTCGTCCAATCAAATCTAAGGATAAACTTATTTTTCACATTGGTTGCAGGAGATTTACAGCCAATCCTATTTTCTCTCAACACACAAATGGCAATAAACACAAG TGTGAGAGGTTTTTGCCCCAGGACAGTGCTGCTGTGGCGACAATTTTTGCTCCAATCTCATTCCCTCCTGCTCCAGTTCTCGTGTTCGAGGACAGACCATTTG GTGAGATAGAGTTAGTTGCTAAAGGTTCTTTGTTATCAGTGGATCCAGACAGAATCATTGTCAAACGTGCTGTGCTCAGTGGGCATCCACTTAAGATACACAAAAAGTCATGTGTTGTGAGATACATGTTTTTCAATAGAG aGGATATTAATTGGTTTAAACCTGTGGAGTTACGCACCAAGTGGGGTAGAAGAGGACACATAAAAGAACCACTTg GTACCCATGGACACATGAAATGTGTGTTTGATGGACAGTTGAAATCTCAGGACACTATTCTGATGAATCTTTACAAAAGAGTGTTTCCAAAATGGACCTATAATCCAACAGTAAGCAGACCAACTAGTATAGCAAGATCTACAAactttgtttccatggaaaccaTAGAAGAGGAGGACGAGGAGAAAGAGGGAGCAGCTTTTGCTATGTTTGATTGA